One Candidatus Binatia bacterium DNA window includes the following coding sequences:
- a CDS encoding propionyl-CoA carboxylase: MLRLETRVRPGSAEFEENRRVMAERVAELRRRLEQVRAMGPEEARRRHVSRGKLLVRDRIERLLDPDTAFLELSPLAAWGMYGFDVPAAGLVTGIGRVAGREVVVLANDATVKGGTMFPVTVKKQLRAQKIAMENRLPCVYLVDSGGAYLPLQAEIFPDENHGGRIFYNQAVMSAMGIPQVAVVMGSSTAGGAYVPAMCDENIIVERQGTVFLGGPPLVRAATGEVVSAEELGGGDVHTRISGVCDHLARDDEHALLLAREALGNLPPPEPVLRPDASPEPPAYDPEELYGIVPSDPRKPFDVREVIARVVDGSRFHEFKALYGTTLVTGFARIHGYLVGIVANNGVLFSESSLKGTHFVELCCQRRIPLVFLQNITGFMVGKRYEHGGITKDGSKMVHAVANAQVPKFTVIVGASHGAGNYSMCGRAYGPRFLFLWPNARISVMGGEQAAQTLLVVKEEQGARMTEEEKRRFVEPILAQYEAESNAYYSTARIWDDGILDPAETRDVLGLALAATRYAPIPEPRVGVFRM, translated from the coding sequence GTGTTGCGGCTCGAGACGCGCGTGCGCCCGGGAAGCGCGGAGTTCGAAGAAAACCGCAGGGTCATGGCCGAGCGGGTGGCGGAGCTGCGCCGCCGGCTCGAGCAGGTTCGTGCCATGGGCCCCGAAGAGGCGCGCAGGCGCCACGTGAGCCGGGGAAAACTTCTCGTACGGGACCGCATCGAGAGGCTTCTGGATCCCGATACCGCGTTTCTCGAACTCTCGCCGCTGGCGGCCTGGGGTATGTACGGGTTCGACGTTCCTGCGGCGGGGCTCGTCACGGGGATCGGCCGTGTCGCGGGGCGGGAGGTGGTCGTGCTCGCGAACGACGCGACGGTGAAAGGGGGCACGATGTTCCCCGTGACGGTGAAAAAACAGCTCCGGGCGCAGAAGATCGCGATGGAAAACCGGCTCCCCTGCGTCTACCTCGTCGACTCGGGCGGCGCCTACTTGCCGCTCCAGGCCGAGATCTTTCCCGACGAGAACCACGGCGGAAGGATTTTCTACAACCAGGCCGTCATGTCCGCGATGGGCATCCCGCAGGTCGCCGTCGTGATGGGCTCGAGCACGGCCGGGGGTGCCTACGTGCCCGCGATGTGCGACGAGAACATCATCGTCGAGCGGCAGGGCACCGTGTTTCTGGGCGGACCGCCCCTCGTCCGGGCGGCCACCGGCGAAGTCGTGAGTGCCGAGGAACTCGGCGGAGGCGACGTGCACACCCGGATTTCCGGCGTGTGCGACCACCTCGCCAGGGACGACGAGCACGCTCTCCTTCTCGCCCGGGAAGCCCTGGGCAACCTCCCCCCGCCCGAGCCCGTGCTCCGGCCCGACGCCTCGCCCGAACCTCCCGCGTACGACCCCGAGGAACTCTACGGCATCGTTCCGAGCGACCCCCGGAAACCTTTCGACGTACGGGAGGTGATCGCGAGAGTCGTCGACGGAAGCCGCTTCCACGAGTTCAAGGCGCTGTACGGGACGACGCTCGTGACCGGCTTCGCCCGGATCCACGGTTATCTCGTCGGCATCGTGGCGAACAACGGGGTTCTCTTCTCGGAAAGCAGCCTGAAAGGAACGCACTTCGTCGAGCTTTGCTGCCAGCGCCGCATCCCGCTCGTCTTTCTCCAGAACATCACCGGCTTCATGGTCGGCAAGCGCTACGAGCACGGTGGGATCACGAAAGACGGCTCCAAGATGGTGCACGCGGTCGCCAACGCGCAGGTTCCCAAGTTCACCGTCATCGTCGGTGCGTCGCACGGCGCGGGCAACTACAGCATGTGCGGGCGGGCGTACGGACCGCGCTTTCTCTTTCTCTGGCCGAACGCGCGCATTTCGGTCATGGGCGGGGAGCAGGCCGCGCAGACCTTGCTCGTGGTCAAGGAAGAGCAGGGGGCGAGGATGACGGAAGAAGAAAAGCGGCGGTTCGTCGAGCCCATCCTCGCCCAGTACGAGGCGGAGTCGAACGCCTACTACTCGACGGCGAGGATCTGGGACGACGGCATCCTGGACCCGGCCGAAACCCGCGACGTCCTGGGTCTCGCCCTGGCGGCGACGCGCTATGCGCCGATCCCCGAACCGAGGGTCGGCGTGTTCCGCATGTGA
- the aspS gene encoding aspartate--tRNA(Asp/Asn) ligase translates to MSTVGWRRTHACGELRARDVGSEVTLMGWVARTRDHGGLIFVDLRDRAGIVQVVCDPARSSAAYEVARGLRSEFVVAVRGTVAARSEETRNPALPTGDVEVVAREMELLAASRPLPFVLDEADEVSEALRLRYRYLDFRRPAVRDRFLLRHRIVKAVRDFLDAEGFVEIETPILTRSTPEGARDYLVPSRVHPGRFYALPQSPQLFKQILMVGGFERYYQIARCFRDEDLRADRQPEFTQIDLEMSFVDPEEIFSVVEGMLAAAFGAAGRSVPTPFPRLSYEEATTRYGTDRPDLRFGLEITDVSEAAARSEFRVFRDALEREGVVRALRVPEGERLSRSHLDALPEIVAPFGAKGVAWARVQSPSVWQSPIAKYLTDAEKEDIARRCDLSPGDVVLFVAGPREVAREATGQLRLHLGRLLGLVDEKKLAFLWVTDFPLFEYSREEKRIVSVNHPFTAPRPEDIPRLESDPLGVRALAYDVVLNGTELGGGSLRIHDPALQTKIFELLGLSEVQARRQFGFLLDALSYGAPPHGGIALGLDRLVMLASGAESLRDVIAFPKTQRAVCPLTDAPSEVAEEQLRELGLRVVLPKP, encoded by the coding sequence ATGAGCACGGTCGGCTGGCGACGCACGCACGCCTGCGGGGAGCTTCGGGCCCGGGACGTGGGGTCCGAGGTGACGCTCATGGGTTGGGTCGCACGCACGCGCGACCACGGAGGGTTGATCTTCGTCGACCTGCGCGACAGGGCCGGGATCGTCCAGGTGGTCTGCGATCCGGCGCGCAGCTCCGCGGCCTACGAGGTCGCACGCGGACTCCGGTCGGAGTTCGTCGTGGCCGTGCGGGGAACCGTCGCCGCGCGGAGCGAAGAAACCCGCAACCCGGCGCTTCCCACGGGGGACGTCGAAGTCGTCGCGCGGGAAATGGAGCTGCTCGCGGCGTCGCGCCCGTTGCCGTTCGTGCTCGACGAAGCGGACGAGGTTTCGGAGGCTCTGCGGTTGCGTTACCGCTACCTCGATTTCCGCCGGCCCGCGGTGCGGGACCGCTTCCTCTTGCGCCACCGGATCGTGAAGGCGGTACGGGACTTCCTGGACGCGGAAGGGTTCGTGGAGATCGAAACCCCGATCCTCACGCGCAGCACGCCGGAGGGAGCGCGCGATTACCTCGTGCCGAGCCGTGTCCACCCCGGGCGTTTCTACGCGCTCCCCCAGTCCCCGCAGCTCTTCAAGCAGATCCTCATGGTCGGAGGCTTCGAACGCTACTACCAGATCGCACGGTGCTTCCGGGACGAGGACCTCCGCGCGGACCGCCAGCCGGAATTCACCCAGATCGACCTCGAGATGTCCTTCGTCGATCCGGAGGAGATTTTCTCCGTGGTCGAGGGGATGCTGGCCGCGGCTTTCGGCGCGGCGGGCCGGTCCGTTCCGACGCCCTTTCCACGTCTCTCCTACGAGGAAGCCACGACCCGTTACGGCACGGACCGGCCGGATTTGCGCTTCGGTCTCGAGATCACGGACGTGAGCGAAGCGGCCGCGCGGAGCGAGTTCCGCGTTTTTCGCGACGCCCTCGAACGAGAGGGCGTGGTGCGGGCGCTCCGCGTGCCCGAGGGCGAGAGGCTCTCGCGAAGCCACCTCGACGCGCTGCCCGAAATCGTCGCTCCCTTCGGGGCGAAAGGCGTGGCCTGGGCCCGCGTCCAGTCGCCTTCGGTGTGGCAGTCTCCCATCGCGAAGTACCTGACCGACGCCGAGAAGGAGGACATCGCGCGGCGGTGCGACCTCTCGCCCGGCGACGTCGTGCTCTTCGTGGCCGGGCCTCGCGAGGTCGCCCGGGAGGCGACGGGCCAGCTCCGGCTTCACCTCGGGCGTCTCCTGGGTCTCGTCGACGAGAAGAAACTCGCGTTCCTCTGGGTCACGGACTTTCCGCTCTTCGAGTACAGCCGGGAAGAGAAGAGGATCGTTTCCGTCAACCATCCCTTCACGGCACCGCGGCCCGAGGACATCCCGCGCCTCGAGTCCGACCCTCTGGGCGTGCGGGCGCTGGCTTACGACGTGGTTCTCAACGGAACGGAACTCGGCGGCGGCAGCCTGAGAATCCACGACCCGGCACTGCAGACGAAAATCTTCGAGCTCCTCGGACTCTCGGAGGTGCAAGCGAGGCGGCAGTTCGGATTTCTTCTCGACGCGCTGTCCTACGGGGCACCGCCGCACGGGGGGATCGCGCTGGGTCTCGACCGCCTGGTGATGCTCGCGAGCGGCGCCGAGTCGCTGCGCGACGTGATCGCCTTCCCGAAAACGCAGCGCGCGGTCTGTCCTCTGACGGACGCTCCGAGCGAGGTGGCCGAGGAGCAGCTCCGCGAGCTCGGGCTGCGCGTGGTTCTTCCCAAGCCATGA
- a CDS encoding glycosyl transferase has protein sequence MSRLSVIVPTLDEEAVIEETLRSARQPGVAEILVVDGGSHDRTVERAAPLADRVLFSPRGRAVQMNAGARVARGDVLLFLHADTRLPPRYPEAVFSALADERVCGGRFDLRLEPSSPLLALTATLINLRSRATRVATGDQALFVRRSVFEALGGYPEWPLMEDLALSRAMKRAGRIACLRAKVVTSSRRWRTQGVLRTIVRMWTLRLLFYAGVPPERLARHYPHAR, from the coding sequence ATGTCGCGGCTGTCCGTGATCGTGCCCACTCTCGACGAGGAAGCGGTGATCGAGGAAACGCTCCGGAGCGCACGCCAGCCCGGCGTGGCCGAGATCCTCGTGGTCGACGGGGGAAGCCACGACCGGACCGTGGAGCGGGCGGCGCCGCTGGCCGACCGGGTCCTCTTCTCCCCGCGGGGCCGTGCCGTACAGATGAACGCCGGTGCCCGGGTCGCACGCGGAGACGTCCTCCTCTTCCTTCACGCCGACACACGCCTTCCCCCACGGTATCCCGAAGCGGTTTTTTCGGCTCTGGCGGACGAGAGGGTGTGCGGAGGACGGTTCGACCTCAGGCTCGAGCCCTCGAGTCCGCTCCTCGCGCTCACCGCGACCCTCATCAACCTTCGTTCCCGGGCGACCCGGGTCGCTACGGGCGACCAGGCTCTCTTCGTTCGCCGCTCCGTTTTCGAGGCACTGGGGGGCTACCCCGAATGGCCTCTGATGGAAGACCTGGCCCTTTCCCGGGCGATGAAGAGGGCGGGGCGCATCGCCTGCCTTCGAGCGAAGGTCGTGACGTCGTCGCGGCGGTGGCGGACCCAGGGGGTGCTCCGGACCATCGTGAGGATGTGGACGCTCCGGTTGCTTTTCTACGCCGGCGTTCCCCCGGAGCGCCTGGCACGACACTACCCCCACGCGAGGTAG
- a CDS encoding alanine dehydrogenase: MIVGVPRETKPDENRVAITPGGVAALVAHGHRVLVERGAGERSGVADSEYRKAGARIVSRAEVWTRAELVLKVKEPLPSEFRFLRPGLVVFTYLHLAANERLARELLRKKVTAIGYETIELDDGSLPLLTPMSEIAGRLAIQVGGWCLEAQNGGSGILLSGASGVRPAKVVILGAGTAGSNACQIAVGMGAHVSIVDRNPAKLRYVHDIVGGHVTTVMSNRANIEEEVVGADLVIGAVLVPGAKAPRLLGRKLLRRMRRGSALVDIAIDQGGCAETSRPTTHERPIYVAEGVVHYCVTNMPAVVPRTSTFALTNVTLAYAQEIADKGIERALEENVALRRGLNTFGGYLCHRGVATSLGLPFRDPATLL; encoded by the coding sequence GTGATTGTCGGCGTCCCCAGGGAAACGAAACCCGACGAGAACCGCGTCGCCATCACCCCGGGCGGCGTCGCAGCGCTCGTAGCCCACGGACACCGCGTGCTCGTCGAACGCGGAGCCGGGGAAAGGAGCGGGGTGGCCGACTCCGAGTACCGAAAAGCGGGCGCCCGAATCGTCTCCCGTGCCGAGGTCTGGACCCGGGCGGAGCTCGTCCTGAAAGTCAAAGAACCGCTCCCTTCCGAGTTCCGCTTTCTCCGCCCCGGCCTGGTCGTCTTCACCTATCTCCACCTCGCGGCCAACGAGCGCCTCGCACGCGAGCTTCTCCGCAAGAAGGTCACCGCCATCGGTTACGAAACCATCGAACTCGACGACGGCTCCCTGCCCCTTCTGACCCCCATGAGCGAGATCGCCGGCCGGCTCGCCATCCAGGTCGGGGGCTGGTGCCTCGAGGCGCAGAACGGCGGCTCGGGGATCCTCCTGAGCGGGGCCTCCGGCGTGAGGCCCGCCAAGGTGGTCATCCTGGGTGCGGGCACCGCGGGCTCCAACGCTTGCCAGATCGCGGTGGGCATGGGCGCCCACGTGAGCATCGTCGACCGAAATCCCGCCAAACTCCGTTACGTGCACGACATCGTGGGGGGACACGTCACCACCGTCATGTCGAACCGCGCCAACATCGAGGAAGAGGTCGTGGGTGCCGATCTGGTGATCGGAGCCGTCCTCGTTCCGGGAGCCAAAGCACCCCGGCTTCTCGGCCGCAAGCTCCTGCGGCGCATGAGGAGGGGCTCCGCCCTCGTCGACATCGCCATCGACCAGGGCGGGTGCGCCGAGACCTCGCGTCCCACCACCCACGAACGCCCGATCTACGTGGCCGAAGGGGTCGTCCACTACTGCGTGACGAACATGCCCGCCGTCGTACCTCGCACCTCCACGTTCGCGCTCACCAACGTCACGCTCGCCTACGCCCAGGAAATCGCGGACAAGGGAATCGAGAGGGCTCTCGAGGAAAACGTGGCGCTACGCCGCGGGCTCAACACGTTCGGGGGGTACCTGTGCCATCGGGGCGTGGCGACTTCGCTCGGCCTCCCGTTCCGCGACCCGGCCACCCTCCTGTAG
- a CDS encoding enoyl-CoA hydratase, with protein MTTIEARLEGGVGRIVLDRPEVGNALDGTMVGEILSVLDEWEKDRSVRALVLTGRGKVFSAGADLRNMKAMKEATPEENAREARATARVFSRLYRFPRPVVARVNGAARGGGVGLVAACDLAVAADAAHFAFTEVRLGIVPAMISPYVVRKIGFGAARRLFLTGETFDAAAARSLGLVDEVVPAEKLDERVEETLRNLLLGAPGAAGAVKELLRVIDPTDWEAVEEKTARLLAELRVGDEAQEGMAAFLEKRRPAWAPGS; from the coding sequence ATGACGACGATCGAGGCCAGGCTCGAAGGTGGGGTGGGTCGCATCGTACTCGACCGCCCCGAGGTGGGAAACGCGCTCGACGGCACGATGGTCGGAGAGATCCTCTCGGTTCTCGACGAGTGGGAAAAAGACCGCTCGGTCCGTGCTCTCGTGCTGACGGGGCGCGGGAAGGTTTTTTCGGCGGGTGCGGACCTGCGGAACATGAAGGCCATGAAAGAGGCGACGCCCGAGGAGAACGCCCGGGAAGCGAGGGCCACGGCCCGGGTGTTTTCTCGCCTCTACCGCTTTCCGCGTCCCGTCGTGGCGCGGGTCAACGGTGCGGCAAGGGGCGGGGGTGTCGGGCTCGTTGCCGCTTGCGATCTCGCGGTGGCCGCCGATGCCGCGCACTTCGCGTTCACGGAGGTTCGGCTCGGAATCGTGCCTGCCATGATCTCTCCGTACGTGGTCCGGAAAATCGGCTTCGGAGCCGCGCGGCGGCTTTTTCTGACCGGCGAGACCTTCGATGCCGCGGCGGCGCGCAGTCTCGGGCTCGTCGACGAGGTCGTGCCGGCCGAGAAGCTCGACGAACGGGTCGAGGAGACGCTCCGCAACCTGCTTCTCGGTGCTCCCGGCGCGGCCGGGGCCGTCAAAGAGCTCCTCCGGGTGATCGACCCGACGGACTGGGAAGCCGTCGAAGAAAAGACGGCTCGGCTCCTCGCCGAGCTTCGCGTCGGCGACGAGGCGCAGGAAGGCATGGCGGCTTTTCTCGAAAAGCGGCGTCCGGCCTGGGCGCCAGGGTCGTGA
- the atuA gene encoding hypothetical protein: MKSVVRVANAGGYWGDDPQALRRQLEGGPLDYVTMDFLAEITMVILQRQRAADPEAGFARDFVFQLRDCVPLLRERPVTLVVNAGGIHPAGCARAVERVLAEAGLDWPIGVVYGDDILGSLPEWHARGYDLSNLDDGRPFSEIAGKVAAANAYLGAKPVVEALRLGARVVVTGRTTDAALVLAPLVHEFGWAWDEWDKLAAGTIAGHILECGAQATGGNLTDWQEIPSMLDMGYPIAEVSPDGEFVVTKHPGTGGVVNRKSVTEQLLYEIADPRAYATPDVTADFTSVEVREEGPDRVRVRSARGGPPPRELKASIVYEAGYKAVGSCLLSGPDVLAKARRFEEMLWHRVGREFEDLRADAIGYDACWGPAAPKVEPNEIVFRAGVRDSDRKKVQAFALQFLGFGLQLPPGFGVLEGRPSVQTAYGFWPARFPREGVEPVVEIRQGGSVRKRVECPLQDVPRAEWGELPVPEPPPRRSFSGPVRRVRLREIAFARSGDKGDRANIGVVARSAALYDFLRSFLSAERVALHFGELVRGGVERFELPNLLALNFVLDRALGGGGTLSLRVDHQGKTLAQGLLSMEVEVPEELLQERGGA, encoded by the coding sequence ATGAAAAGCGTCGTGCGCGTCGCGAACGCCGGAGGTTACTGGGGAGACGACCCGCAGGCCCTCCGGCGGCAGCTCGAAGGGGGTCCTCTCGACTACGTGACGATGGACTTCCTCGCGGAGATCACGATGGTGATCCTCCAGCGCCAGCGCGCGGCCGACCCGGAGGCCGGCTTCGCGAGAGATTTCGTCTTCCAGCTCCGCGACTGCGTCCCGTTGCTCCGCGAGCGGCCGGTCACGCTCGTCGTGAACGCGGGGGGGATCCATCCGGCGGGCTGCGCCCGCGCCGTGGAACGCGTGCTCGCGGAAGCGGGTCTCGACTGGCCGATCGGCGTGGTCTACGGGGACGACATCCTCGGAAGCCTTCCCGAGTGGCACGCACGGGGGTACGACCTCTCGAACCTGGACGACGGGCGGCCCTTCTCCGAAATCGCGGGGAAAGTCGCCGCTGCCAACGCTTACCTCGGGGCGAAACCCGTGGTCGAAGCGCTGCGGCTCGGCGCACGCGTCGTCGTCACCGGCAGAACGACGGACGCGGCGCTCGTCCTCGCTCCTCTCGTCCACGAGTTCGGGTGGGCCTGGGACGAGTGGGACAAGCTCGCGGCCGGGACGATCGCCGGACACATCCTCGAGTGCGGTGCGCAGGCTACCGGGGGCAACCTCACGGACTGGCAGGAAATTCCGAGCATGCTCGACATGGGTTACCCGATCGCGGAGGTGTCGCCCGACGGAGAGTTCGTCGTCACGAAGCACCCGGGCACCGGCGGCGTCGTCAACAGGAAGTCCGTCACGGAGCAGCTCCTCTACGAGATCGCCGATCCGCGGGCGTACGCGACCCCGGACGTCACCGCGGACTTCACGTCGGTCGAGGTGCGGGAAGAGGGGCCGGACCGGGTCCGGGTTCGTTCGGCGCGGGGGGGGCCGCCTCCCCGGGAGCTGAAAGCTTCGATCGTCTACGAGGCCGGTTACAAGGCGGTGGGAAGCTGCCTTCTGAGCGGGCCCGACGTGCTCGCGAAAGCCAGGCGATTCGAAGAAATGCTCTGGCACAGGGTGGGCAGGGAGTTCGAGGACCTCAGGGCCGACGCCATCGGTTACGACGCTTGCTGGGGACCTGCCGCCCCGAAAGTCGAGCCCAACGAAATCGTCTTTCGCGCCGGCGTCCGGGATTCGGACCGAAAAAAAGTCCAGGCGTTCGCCCTCCAGTTCCTGGGATTCGGCTTGCAGCTACCGCCCGGCTTCGGGGTCCTGGAGGGACGGCCTTCGGTCCAGACGGCCTACGGCTTCTGGCCGGCACGGTTCCCTCGGGAGGGGGTGGAGCCCGTCGTGGAGATCCGGCAAGGGGGCTCCGTGCGGAAGCGGGTCGAGTGCCCGCTCCAGGACGTTCCCCGTGCGGAGTGGGGCGAGCTTCCCGTTCCCGAACCGCCGCCCCGGCGCTCCTTCTCGGGACCCGTGCGACGCGTTCGGCTCCGCGAGATCGCCTTCGCGAGGTCGGGGGACAAAGGGGACCGGGCGAACATCGGTGTCGTGGCGCGCTCGGCTGCGCTCTACGACTTCTTGCGGTCTTTTCTCTCCGCGGAACGGGTCGCCCTGCATTTCGGAGAACTGGTGCGTGGCGGCGTCGAGCGCTTCGAACTTCCCAACCTCCTCGCGTTGAACTTCGTCCTCGACCGTGCCCTCGGAGGAGGTGGGACGCTGTCCCTTCGCGTCGACCACCAGGGCAAGACTCTCGCGCAGGGTCTCCTCTCCATGGAAGTCGAGGTTCCGGAAGAACTCTTGCAAGAGCGGGGTGGGGCATGA